One window of Dyadobacter sandarakinus genomic DNA carries:
- a CDS encoding phage tail sheath family protein, with protein sequence MAALPDTRMPGVFTVEVPTIPPSIGVVPSAVPCFIGYTEFASKNGEDVLLKPVRIRNLREYENYFGTAPAQAISVDLLEIVDDLQTATSIRTDVRVQPADDFKFKMYYAMKLYYANGGGPGYIISVGNYEDDTVAAADLQKGVDAARLAKDVTILSFPDAGKNLNDDDHYGTLIPYTLKHCMKMVNRIVVVDVDDKNTDISYIGDNFRTKIPKDISLKYGGAYYPFLQTTIDYRFDPAGVTIASHHAFTSALLLKQQAITQLSVQAKGYSEAKDVAAASTAADLGALRKEVEDALRKKALPVPAEVTAALKKPGATLDTAKADIKKAFDDFDTAKNTRTGEFEAAQKEIDDQLPAGRLLPAGSKMGDLESSNNLMFNKIREAINAVPVILPPSPAIAGLMVQTDATQGVWKAPANVGLAAVIAPTVEIDDDFHADLNVDAGSGKSVNAIRTYEGKGILVFGARTLTGNDLEWRYISVRRTFNFIEDSVARAMQDFVFAPNTRDSWIKVKAMISNFLIEIWKSGGLFGNTMNEAFQVNVGLPETMTDVDILEGRMIVEIKLRVARPAEFIILRYEHKFQANAA encoded by the coding sequence ATGGCTGCATTACCAGATACCCGGATGCCCGGCGTGTTTACGGTGGAAGTACCCACCATACCCCCATCGATAGGAGTGGTGCCCAGTGCCGTGCCATGCTTCATCGGCTATACCGAATTTGCGAGTAAAAACGGGGAGGATGTCTTGCTCAAACCGGTGCGTATCCGTAACCTCCGGGAGTACGAAAACTATTTTGGCACAGCCCCCGCCCAGGCAATCAGTGTCGATCTGCTCGAAATTGTCGATGATCTTCAAACGGCTACCAGCATCCGCACCGATGTGCGGGTACAGCCGGCCGACGATTTTAAGTTCAAAATGTATTATGCCATGAAGCTTTACTATGCCAATGGCGGCGGACCCGGCTATATTATTTCTGTCGGGAATTATGAGGATGATACCGTAGCGGCTGCTGATCTTCAGAAAGGTGTTGACGCTGCCCGGCTGGCCAAAGATGTCACCATACTGTCCTTCCCTGACGCGGGTAAAAACCTCAACGACGATGATCATTATGGCACCCTGATCCCATACACCCTCAAACATTGTATGAAAATGGTGAACCGGATCGTAGTGGTGGATGTGGATGATAAAAATACCGACATCAGTTACATTGGCGATAATTTCAGGACGAAGATACCCAAGGATATCAGCCTGAAATACGGCGGTGCCTACTATCCGTTTCTGCAGACAACAATAGATTACCGTTTTGACCCTGCCGGGGTGACCATTGCCTCACACCACGCATTCACCTCTGCGCTGCTGCTCAAACAGCAGGCAATTACCCAGCTGAGCGTACAGGCAAAAGGCTATTCGGAAGCGAAGGATGTTGCGGCGGCCAGTACGGCGGCCGACCTTGGAGCCCTTCGCAAGGAGGTTGAAGATGCATTGCGCAAAAAAGCTTTACCGGTTCCCGCAGAAGTCACGGCCGCGTTAAAAAAGCCGGGTGCTACCCTGGATACTGCAAAGGCTGACATTAAAAAAGCATTCGATGACTTCGATACTGCTAAAAATACCAGAACTGGCGAATTTGAAGCTGCTCAGAAGGAGATTGACGACCAGTTGCCGGCAGGCAGACTTCTGCCCGCAGGTAGCAAAATGGGCGATCTGGAAAGTTCAAATAATCTGATGTTCAACAAAATACGTGAGGCAATCAATGCAGTACCGGTGATCCTGCCACCCAGCCCGGCCATCGCCGGACTGATGGTACAGACAGACGCTACCCAGGGTGTCTGGAAAGCACCGGCCAATGTCGGACTGGCTGCGGTCATTGCCCCAACCGTGGAGATCGACGACGACTTCCATGCCGACCTGAACGTGGATGCCGGTTCGGGCAAGTCGGTGAATGCGATCCGCACCTATGAGGGAAAAGGAATCCTGGTCTTCGGAGCGCGCACGCTCACCGGCAACGATCTGGAGTGGCGGTATATTTCTGTCCGCCGCACATTCAATTTCATCGAAGATTCGGTCGCAAGGGCCATGCAGGACTTTGTTTTTGCACCCAATACCCGCGATAGCTGGATCAAGGTGAAGGCTATGATCAGCAACTTTCTGATTGAGATATGGAAATCCGGCGGATTGTTTGGTAACACCATGAACGAGGCATTTCAGGTAAATGTAGGGCTGCCCGAAACCATGACCGACGTGGACATTCTGGAAGGACGGATGATCGTCGAGATCAAGCTCCGGGTCGCCCGGCCGGCTGAATTCATCATCCTGCGCTATGAGCACAAGTTCCAGGCCAATGCTGCCTAG
- a CDS encoding phage tail protein, with amino-acid sequence MAFYPPVGFYFKVSIDGFPEAEADFQEVAGLVMMLETLALREGGENRFTHQLPLRTSSDKLVLKRGFKVSSALHDWCSQAIGEFSFSPKDLDIFLLDPALPDSLHNPLVAWHVVHAYPVKWSVSPFNAMNNELVIESVELQYHYFTKSFPA; translated from the coding sequence ATGGCCTTTTACCCGCCTGTCGGATTTTATTTCAAGGTCAGCATCGACGGCTTTCCCGAAGCTGAGGCGGATTTCCAGGAAGTGGCCGGGCTGGTTATGATGCTGGAAACGCTGGCACTCCGGGAAGGAGGAGAAAACCGGTTTACGCACCAGCTGCCCCTGCGTACCAGCTCGGATAAGCTGGTGCTGAAAAGGGGTTTTAAGGTCAGTTCGGCATTGCATGACTGGTGCAGCCAGGCGATCGGCGAGTTTTCGTTCAGTCCCAAAGACCTGGATATTTTCCTGCTGGACCCTGCCTTGCCGGACTCATTGCACAACCCGCTGGTAGCCTGGCACGTGGTGCATGCCTATCCTGTAAAGTGGTCGGTTTCGCCCTTCAATGCCATGAACAATGAGCTGGTGATCGAGAGCGTGGAGCTGCAGTACCATTATTTTACCAAATCATTCCCCGCATAA
- a CDS encoding phage tail protein produces the protein MPDIFYPIPKFRFKVKWDSLSRETEIGFTEVTGLDYQVDVIEYRDGIDPNLSKRKIAGHRKFSNVVLKRGVFKGVRDFYDWIDGGDKANEKSLVKRKDYRRTVTVTLMDEAAVEVVSWNLQNAFPTKVQFSDMKADGNEVSIETIELAHEGVTVSYH, from the coding sequence ATGCCAGACATATTTTATCCTATACCCAAATTTCGCTTCAAGGTGAAGTGGGATTCGCTTTCCCGGGAAACCGAGATCGGTTTTACCGAAGTGACCGGGCTGGACTACCAGGTTGATGTGATCGAGTACCGCGATGGCATTGATCCCAATCTGTCCAAAAGAAAAATCGCAGGCCACCGGAAGTTCAGTAATGTGGTACTTAAACGGGGCGTGTTCAAGGGCGTGAGGGACTTTTACGACTGGATTGACGGAGGGGATAAAGCCAATGAAAAATCGCTGGTAAAAAGAAAAGACTACCGCCGCACAGTCACAGTCACCCTGATGGACGAGGCAGCTGTGGAGGTTGTATCCTGGAACCTGCAGAATGCCTTCCCGACCAAGGTACAGTTCAGCGACATGAAGGCCGACGGCAACGAGGTATCTATTGAAACCATCGAGCTTGCGCACGAAGGTGTGACTGTCTCGTACCACTAA